TTAGACAAGGAAGGCCAATACAGTTTAAGTTATGTGGACTTTACAACTGGTAAGATTCTCAAGAATATGACGCCTTAAAGACGAATTAGGGGGAGTTCAAGTTGAAACTGGCAAAAAGAGTATCCGCATTAACACCGTCTACCACACTGGCTATCACAGCAAAAGCGAAAGAACTGAAAGCGGCAGGCCATGATGTCATCGGCTTAGGGGCAGGCGAACCTGACTTCAATACACCGCAGCACATTATTGATGCTGCTTTGCGTTCTATGAATGAAGGCCATACGAAATACACGCCTTCAGGTGGTCTGGCTGAACTCAAAAACAGCATTGCTGAGAAATTTAAACGTGACCAGAATATTGAATACAAACCGTCGCAAATCATTGTCTGCACTGGTGCTAAACATGCGCTGTACACCCTTTTCCAAGTGATTTTGGATGAAGGAGATGAAGTCATTATACCAACGCCTTACTGGGTGAGTTATCCAGAACAGGTAAAACTCGCTGGCGGAAAGCCTGTTTATGTAGAGGGGCTTGAGGATAATCATTTCAAACTTTCTCCTGAACAGCTGAAATATGCGATCACGGATAAAACAAAAGCGATCGTCATTAATTCTCCAAGCAACCCGACAGGTGTTATGTATACGGAAGACGAACTGGCGGCGCTCGGTGAAGTATGCCTTGAACATGACATCCTGATTGTGTCTGACGAAATTTATGAAAAACTTACATACAGCGGAAAGAAACACGTTTCCATTGCCGAGCTGTCTGACAGCCTGAAAGAGCAAACGGTTATTATTAACGGCGTGTCGAAGTCACACAGCATGACGGGCTGGAGAATCGGGTATGCGGCTGGGGCTGAAGACATTATTAAAGCGATGACGAACCTAGCAAGCCACAGCACGTCAAATCCGACATCAATCGCACAGTACGGAGCGATTGCTGCTTATAATGGGCCTTCTGAGCCGCTGGAAGAAATGAGAGTAGCATTTGAACATAGATTAAATACAATCTATCCGAAGCTCGCGGAAATCCCCGGATTCAGCTGTGTGAAGCCGGAAGGTGCTTTTTACCTTTTCCCGAATGCAAAAGAAGCGGCTCAATCTTGCGGTTTCAATGATGTAGATGAATTTGTAAAAGCGCTTCTTGAGGAGGAGAAAGTTGCGATTGTTCCAGGATCCGGTTTTGGCTCTCCTGATAATGTCCGTCTTTCTTATGCCACATCGCTAGAGCTTCTTGAAAAAGCGGTTGAAAGAATCAAACGATTTGTAGAAAAACATAGCTAACAGATCAAAAAGCGGCTGACTGAAAAGCCGCTTTTTATCTGCATTGACCCGGCTAGTTAAGAGCGGGTATAATAAAGTGATGATAAAAGAGTTCGCGGGGCAATGGGCTTCCGAATGTCTTTCTTGTTTTGGAGGGAAATATGTTGAAAACAACAATCAACCAAGTGTATAAGCACGTAGGTGAGGAAGTAACGATCGGAGCTTGGGTCGCTAATAAGCGTTCAAGCGGGAAAATCGCGTTTTTGCAGCTGCGGGACGGTACCGGGTTTATTCAAGGTGTCGTAGTCAAAGCGGAAGTGGAAGAAAGCATTTTCCAAACAGCTAAATCAGTGACACAGGAAACGTCACTCTATATAAAAGGGATTGTAAAAGAGGACGAGCGATCTCCGCTTGGTTATGAACTAGCTGTAACCGGTATTGAAGTCATTCACGAAGCGACTGATTATCCAATTACGCCAAAAGAACACGGCACAGAATTCTTGATGGACCACAGACATTTATGGCTCCGTTCAAAACGCCAGCACGCGATCATGAAAATCCGTAATGAAATCATTCGCGCGACTTACGAATTCTTTAATAACGAAGGCTTCGTAAAAGTGGACCCGCCGATTCTGACTGGAAGCGCACCTGAAGGAACAACAGAGCTTTTTGCGACAAAGTATTTTGATGAAGATGCGTACCTGTCCCAGAGCGGTCAGCTCTACATGGAAGCTGCGGCAATGGCTTTAGGAAAAGTATTCTCCTTCGGGCCGACATTCAGAGCGGAAAAGTCTAAAACAAAGCGCCACTTGATCGAATTCTGGATGATCGAACCGGAAATGGCCTTTGTGGAGTTTGAAGAGAACCTTCAAGTACAGGAAAATTACGTTTCTTTCATCGTGCAATCGGTTCTTAAGAATTGCAAAATTGAATTAAACACATTAGGAAGAGACACATCAAAACTTGAGCAAATGAAAGCTCCGTTCCCAAGAATCACGTATGATGAAGCAATTGATTTTCTTAAAGAAAAAGGCTTTGACGATATCGAGTGGGGAGACGACTTCGGGGCGCCTCATGAAACAGCGATTGCTGAACACTATGACAAACCGGTGTTCATTACTCGCTACCCGACGTCATTAAAGCCATTCTATATGCAGCCGGCTCCTGACCGTGACGATGTCGTGCTGTGCGCTGACCTGATTGCGCCGGAAGGCTATGGAGAAATTATCGGCGGATCTGAGCGGATTCATGATATGGAGCTTCTGGAAGCGCGTCTTAAAGAACATGGACTGGATTCTGACGCATATAAATGGTATGCTGAACTTAGAAAATATGGATCAGTTCCTCATTCAGGCTTCGGCCTTGGATTAGAGCGGACAGTAGCTTGGATTAGCGGAGCGCCTCACGTTCGTGAAACCATTCCGTTCCCAAGACTGTTAAACCGTCTATATCCATAATACATTCAAATGAAACAAGAAAAAGAGTCTCCTGCAAGGGAGACTTTTTACAGTAAAGGGGACATCATGATCCTTTACAGTAAGAGGTGTGACGATGAAAAAACAGCAATTTATTGATATGCAGGAACAGGGAACCTCAACAATCCCCAATCTTCTGCTTACGAATTATAAACAGCTTGGGCTCAATGAAACAGAATTTATACTGCTATTGAAAATTAAAATGCATTTAGAAAAAGGTTCTTATTTTCCTACACCGAATCAGCTGCAGGAAGGGATGTCAATTTCTGTCGAAGAATGCACAAACAGATTGCGGATGTTTATTCAAAAAGGTTTTCTGTTTATTGAAGAATGCGAGGACCAAAACGGCATCAAATTTGAGAAATATTCTCTTCAGCCTTTATGGGCCAAGCTGTACGAGTATATACAGCTTGCACAGAATCAAACGCAGGAAAGAAAAGCAGAAGGGGAACAAAAAAGCCTTTATACGATTTTTGAGGAGGAGTTCGCAAGGCCGTTATCACCTTTGGAGTGTGAAACATTGGCCATTTGGCAGGATCAAGATCAGCATGACGCACAGCTGATCAAACACGCCTTAAAAGAGGCGGTACTGTCAGGGAAACTCAGTTTCCGCTACATTGACCGGATTTTGTTTGAGTGGAAGAAAAACGGGCTGAAAACTGTGGAGCAGGCAAAAATCCACAGCCAGAAATTCCGGCGGGTACAAACAAAGCAAACTGAACCCCAAAAAGAGTATAAAAGGCAGGTTCCTTTTTACAATTGGCTTGAACAATAAAGTGAAAAGGTGACAATCGTGTTAAATCTAAAACAAATTGAATTCTGTCTAGACAAGATAGGCGACATGTTTCCCCACGCAGAGTGTGAACTGGTTCATTCCAATCCTTTTGAATTAGTGGTGGCAGTCGCTTTATCAGCGCAATGCACAGATGCACTTGTAAACAGAGTGACCAAAACATTATTTCAAAAATATAAACGGCCTGAAGACTATCTGGCTGTTTCGCTGGAAGAACTTCAGCAAGATATTAAATCGATCGGTTTGTATCGCAATAAGGCCAAGAATATTCAAAAATTGAGTAAAATGATTATTGAAGATTACGGCGGGGAAGTGCCGGAAGACCGCGATGAGCTTGTCAAACTGCCTGGTGTCGGAAGAAAGACCGCTAATGTCGTAGTATCTGTTGCCTTTGGCGTACCGGCCATTGCCGTAGATACCCATGTGGAGAGAGTCAGCAAACGTCTGGGAATCTGCCGATGGAAGGACTCGGTGCTGGAAGTGGAAAAGACGCTGATGCGCAAGGTTCCAAAAGAAGACTGGTCTGTTACGCATCACCGGCTTATTTTCTTTGGCAGATATCACTGTAAGGCCCAGTCTCCGCGCTGTGCGGAATGTCCGCTGCTGTCTCTGTGCAGAGAAGGGCAGAAAAGAGATAAAAAAGGACTGGTGAAACGATGACGCAAGCCAAAGAAGTGTTGGCTTCCTATGAGCAGCACTTGAGCAGTCTTGGCCAGATGAACGCCTTGGATATCACAGAAGCCTTGCGAATCAACCCTGTGTACTTTGACCTCTGCATGGAATCTCAAGACGTTTTTCCATGGGAAGACAGCGGCAAATACGTTCCAATTTTATTTGAAGTGTGGGAAGACATTAAGGAATCACTTCTCCCAGTCTTTCAAACAAGAAAATCGAGATGTGACCAAAACGACATGTTGAAGGGCATTGTGTGTTTGCTGGCTTCGTTCCACTGGACAGCGGGTGAGCGGGTAAAATCGCTCGATTGGCCAGAACTGACAGAGAAATCATTTCCCGTAAAGCCGATCAATTGGCCTGAACGAGTAGAATTTATTCTTCTAAAGCCGACCCAATACCATTGCTTTATTCAGCTTGATGAGCTGTTTGCTGAAATGAAAAAGCATTTTTATAAATATGCTGCGATGAATCGCTAAAACCTCCCTTCAAGGGGAGGTTTTTTTATGATGAAAAAAGCCATCACCCAAGGTGACGGCTATTTGTTTAATTTGCTTTATCAGTTGATGATGAATTTGTTTGTTTTTTGTCAGACGTGTTCGTTTTGTTTTTATTTGTATCAGATCCTGATGAATCATTTGTATCTGAGTTTGAATCACCATCCGACGTACCCTGATTGTTGTTGCTGTTGCTGTTATCATTGGTTTGGTCTTGATTGCTGTTGTCGGACGGATTGGTGTTCGTGTTGTCTTGTTTTTTGTCTTGATTGTTCGTTGAATCATCTGTCTGATCTTGATTTGTCTGACTGTCGTCTGTTTGCGAATCATCAGTCTGTGTATCATCCTGAGATTTATCTTCATCTTGCTTTTCATCATCGGTTTTCTCTTCGTCGTCTTTATCTTCTTCATCTTCATCCTTTGGCACTTCATAAGAAGTGGCAGCTGTATCGCTGCGGACATCGTCACTGATGGCTGTTACTTGAAATTTATACACAGATCCAGGCTGTACACCGGATATGACGGCTTCTTTTGCAGAACTGTTCTGAATCTCTGAATAGCTGCCGCCATCGACAGACTGCTTCACTTCAAAGGTGGCATCACCGTCATATTTCCAGCTTAAAGTCAGAGATTGATTGTCTTTGTCATATTTCACGCTTAAGCCAGTCGGTTTATCTGTTTCTTCTTTTTCATAAGTTTTAGAAACAGTAGAAGGGGCAGTGCCTTTGACAAAGTACTCCGTAAGCTTTTTGTCGCTCGGCGTATTTGGCCCCGCCAATTTCGCCGGGTTAGAACCTTTTTCTACAGTGGCTTCGACCACGCTGTCAGGCTTCTCAAACGATCCGCTTCCGTCATCGACATCGGCAATGAGCTGGGCGAATAGACGTTTTGCAACCTGCTGTTCTGTTTTATTTAAAGATTTTTTCCCTAATTTGTTGTTAGAGTCTACACCTGTCCATACAGCAGCGGTATATTGAGGTGTATATCCCACAAACCAAGAATCAGGTACACCACCTGACGCAATATTGTATTTTTGTATAGTCGTTTCATCAAAGTTTGTAGTCCCAGTTTTTCCGGCTACTTCTACTCCAGGGACTTGAGCGAGCTGTCCAGTACCTGTTTTAACAGCTGTTTTCAGCATATCTGTAATCATAAACGCAGTATAATCGCTCATTGCTGACTTTGATTTCGGTGTTAAATCAAGCTTTGTGCCATCGTTGAATTCAATAGACTTCACAAAATGCGGGTCGTTATACGTTCCGTTATTTCCAAACGCGCTGTATGCGCCTGCCATAGTTAGAGGAGAAACACCATCGTCTCCACCAAATCCGCCAATTGAGTAGGCCTCTGATACATTATCCCTTGTTAATCCCAGTCCAAGACCGTTTGCAAAGTCTACTGCAGCATCTTTACCAGCTGCCTGAAATGCTTTTAAGGCTGGAATATTTCTAGATTGTGCAAGTGCATAACGCATAGAGATAGGCCCTAGATATTTACGGTCCCAATCACGGATTGGTTTTCCGTTAGAATACGTATATGCTGAGTCATCAATTTGTTCATACGTAGACCATTTTTTGTTTTCAATAACTGGACCGTAGTCTAAAATCGGCTTTATGGTCGAACCAGGCTGTGCCTTAGTTTGAGTTGCATAGTTAAAGCCTCCGACAGGCTGATTGCGCCCAGCGCCAATCGCTCGAATTTCTCCATTTTTTGTATCGAGAAGGGTAACGCCGCCCTGCATGCCTTCAGTAAATCCGACGGTGTCTCCGTCCATTAATTCATTTAGTTTGTCTTGTGCTTTCGTATCTAATGTTGTATAAATTTTTAATCCGTCAGTTCCTGGATTGACATCAGATTTGTCTTCAATTTCTTTCATGACTTCTTCAACAAACGCGCTATATTTGTTTGAATTGTTTTTTTCATATTCCTGTTGTGATACAACGCCTTCGTCTTTCATCGCCACATTTTTGGCTTTATTATATTCAGGATCAGAAATAAATTTTTGTTTTTTCATCAGACTGAGTACGATGTTCCGTCTTTTTTCCGCTTTATCCGGGTTTTTAACGGGATTGTACGCTGTCGGGCTTTGCGGCATGCCCGCAAGTGTTGCCGCTTGTTCTACAGTCAATTTGCTTAAATCTGTGACGCCGAAAAATTCTTCCGCCGCTTTTCCGATTCCATATGCTCTAGGAGAAAAATAAATCCGGTTTAAATACATTTCTAAAATTTCATCTTTAGAGTAATTGCGCTCCAGCTGAATCGAAAGCCATACTTCCTGCACCTTCCGTTTCAGCGTCTTCTGATGAGAAAGAAGGGAGTTCTTGACGACCTGCTGGGTGATCGTACTTCCGCCTTCAGCACCGAAGCCGTCTGTAAAGTTGGCGACTAAGGCGCCGCCGATACGGACAGGGTCAATTCCGTGGTGTTCATAAAAACGGGCATCCTCTGTCGCAATAAAGGCTTCTTTTACAGTATCGGGAATTTCATCTATCGAGACGTAGGTCCGTTTTTCGGAGCCGTACTCAGCGATTTCTTCTC
The Bacillus vallismortis genome window above contains:
- the aspB gene encoding aspartate transaminase AspB; its protein translation is MKLAKRVSALTPSTTLAITAKAKELKAAGHDVIGLGAGEPDFNTPQHIIDAALRSMNEGHTKYTPSGGLAELKNSIAEKFKRDQNIEYKPSQIIVCTGAKHALYTLFQVILDEGDEVIIPTPYWVSYPEQVKLAGGKPVYVEGLEDNHFKLSPEQLKYAITDKTKAIVINSPSNPTGVMYTEDELAALGEVCLEHDILIVSDEIYEKLTYSGKKHVSIAELSDSLKEQTVIINGVSKSHSMTGWRIGYAAGAEDIIKAMTNLASHSTSNPTSIAQYGAIAAYNGPSEPLEEMRVAFEHRLNTIYPKLAEIPGFSCVKPEGAFYLFPNAKEAAQSCGFNDVDEFVKALLEEEKVAIVPGSGFGSPDNVRLSYATSLELLEKAVERIKRFVEKHS
- the asnS gene encoding asparagine--tRNA ligase; the encoded protein is MKTTINQVYKHVGEEVTIGAWVANKRSSGKIAFLQLRDGTGFIQGVVVKAEVEESIFQTAKSVTQETSLYIKGIVKEDERSPLGYELAVTGIEVIHEATDYPITPKEHGTEFLMDHRHLWLRSKRQHAIMKIRNEIIRATYEFFNNEGFVKVDPPILTGSAPEGTTELFATKYFDEDAYLSQSGQLYMEAAAMALGKVFSFGPTFRAEKSKTKRHLIEFWMIEPEMAFVEFEENLQVQENYVSFIVQSVLKNCKIELNTLGRDTSKLEQMKAPFPRITYDEAIDFLKEKGFDDIEWGDDFGAPHETAIAEHYDKPVFITRYPTSLKPFYMQPAPDRDDVVLCADLIAPEGYGEIIGGSERIHDMELLEARLKEHGLDSDAYKWYAELRKYGSVPHSGFGLGLERTVAWISGAPHVRETIPFPRLLNRLYP
- the dnaD gene encoding DNA replication protein DnaD, which translates into the protein MKKQQFIDMQEQGTSTIPNLLLTNYKQLGLNETEFILLLKIKMHLEKGSYFPTPNQLQEGMSISVEECTNRLRMFIQKGFLFIEECEDQNGIKFEKYSLQPLWAKLYEYIQLAQNQTQERKAEGEQKSLYTIFEEEFARPLSPLECETLAIWQDQDQHDAQLIKHALKEAVLSGKLSFRYIDRILFEWKKNGLKTVEQAKIHSQKFRRVQTKQTEPQKEYKRQVPFYNWLEQ
- the nth gene encoding endonuclease III translates to MLNLKQIEFCLDKIGDMFPHAECELVHSNPFELVVAVALSAQCTDALVNRVTKTLFQKYKRPEDYLAVSLEELQQDIKSIGLYRNKAKNIQKLSKMIIEDYGGEVPEDRDELVKLPGVGRKTANVVVSVAFGVPAIAVDTHVERVSKRLGICRWKDSVLEVEKTLMRKVPKEDWSVTHHRLIFFGRYHCKAQSPRCAECPLLSLCREGQKRDKKGLVKR
- a CDS encoding YpoC family protein — encoded protein: MTQAKEVLASYEQHLSSLGQMNALDITEALRINPVYFDLCMESQDVFPWEDSGKYVPILFEVWEDIKESLLPVFQTRKSRCDQNDMLKGIVCLLASFHWTAGERVKSLDWPELTEKSFPVKPINWPERVEFILLKPTQYHCFIQLDELFAEMKKHFYKYAAMNR
- a CDS encoding transglycosylase domain-containing protein encodes the protein MSDQFTSREARRKANSKSSPSPKKGKKRKKGGLFKKTLFTLLILFVLGVVGGAVTFAVMVSDAPKLDENKLKTPYSSTIYDRNGEEIAEYGSEKRTYVSIDEIPDTVKEAFIATEDARFYEHHGIDPVRIGGALVANFTDGFGAEGGSTITQQVVKNSLLSHQKTLKRKVQEVWLSIQLERNYSKDEILEMYLNRIYFSPRAYGIGKAAEEFFGVTDLSKLTVEQAATLAGMPQSPTAYNPVKNPDKAEKRRNIVLSLMKKQKFISDPEYNKAKNVAMKDEGVVSQQEYEKNNSNKYSAFVEEVMKEIEDKSDVNPGTDGLKIYTTLDTKAQDKLNELMDGDTVGFTEGMQGGVTLLDTKNGEIRAIGAGRNQPVGGFNYATQTKAQPGSTIKPILDYGPVIENKKWSTYEQIDDSAYTYSNGKPIRDWDRKYLGPISMRYALAQSRNIPALKAFQAAGKDAAVDFANGLGLGLTRDNVSEAYSIGGFGGDDGVSPLTMAGAYSAFGNNGTYNDPHFVKSIEFNDGTKLDLTPKSKSAMSDYTAFMITDMLKTAVKTGTGQLAQVPGVEVAGKTGTTNFDETTIQKYNIASGGVPDSWFVGYTPQYTAAVWTGVDSNNKLGKKSLNKTEQQVAKRLFAQLIADVDDGSGSFEKPDSVVEATVEKGSNPAKLAGPNTPSDKKLTEYFVKGTAPSTVSKTYEKEETDKPTGLSVKYDKDNQSLTLSWKYDGDATFEVKQSVDGGSYSEIQNSSAKEAVISGVQPGSVYKFQVTAISDDVRSDTAATSYEVPKDEDEEDKDDEEKTDDEKQDEDKSQDDTQTDDSQTDDSQTNQDQTDDSTNNQDKKQDNTNTNPSDNSNQDQTNDNSNSNNNQGTSDGDSNSDTNDSSGSDTNKNKTNTSDKKQTNSSSTDKAN